One Syntrophaceae bacterium DNA window includes the following coding sequences:
- a CDS encoding DUF1285 domain-containing protein, whose translation MKIRAEDLPPSHIRIDKEGGWHYKGSEMFRKDIVKLFYENLKRDDEGRYYIELENDIASLEVEDTAYVVKAVYRLGKPEEGNERIVVLLSDETLEEIDCSTLSISRDNVLYCSVKPEGHPARFLRSSYYQIADAFEYDESRDAYYLPLNGKRYYIQQRDGA comes from the coding sequence ATGAAAATCAGGGCAGAAGATCTTCCCCCGAGCCACATCCGGATCGACAAGGAGGGCGGCTGGCACTACAAGGGCAGCGAGATGTTCCGCAAGGACATCGTGAAGCTCTTCTACGAGAATCTCAAGCGGGACGACGAAGGACGCTACTACATCGAGCTCGAAAACGACATCGCATCCCTCGAGGTGGAGGACACGGCCTACGTCGTGAAGGCCGTCTACCGGCTCGGGAAGCCAGAGGAGGGCAACGAGCGCATTGTCGTCCTGCTCAGCGACGAGACGCTGGAAGAGATCGACTGCTCGACGCTCTCCATCAGCCGGGACAACGTCCTGTACTGCTCGGTCAAGCCCGAAGGCCACCCGGCCCGATTCCTGCGGTCGAGCTACTACCAGATCGCCGATGCGTTCGAGTACGACGAGTCCCGGGACGCCTACTATCTTCCCCTGAACGGCAAGCGGTACTACATTCAGCAGCGCGACGGCGCCTGA
- a CDS encoding D-tyrosyl-tRNA(Tyr) deacylase — MKAVIQRVDSASVSVGGAEIARIGAGLLVLLGVEKDDDEKDADFLLDKIIHLRIFEDGEGKMNRSLADTAGELLVVSQFTLLADCRKGRRPSFTDAADPVKADGLYRYMLSRAREKIRHVAAGQFQAMMKVGLVNDGPVTILLDSRR, encoded by the coding sequence ATGAAAGCCGTCATCCAGAGAGTCGACAGCGCCTCGGTGAGCGTCGGCGGGGCGGAGATCGCCCGCATCGGCGCGGGGCTCCTCGTCCTGCTCGGCGTCGAAAAGGACGACGACGAAAAGGATGCCGATTTTCTCCTCGACAAGATCATCCACCTGCGCATCTTCGAGGACGGCGAGGGGAAGATGAATCGTTCCCTGGCAGACACGGCGGGCGAGCTCCTCGTCGTGTCGCAGTTCACCCTGCTGGCGGACTGCCGCAAGGGGCGGAGGCCCTCTTTCACGGATGCCGCGGACCCCGTGAAGGCCGACGGGCTGTACCGGTACATGCTGTCCAGGGCCCGGGAGAAGATCCGCCACGTCGCCGCGGGGCAGTTCCAGGCCATGATGAAGGTCGGGCTCGTCAACGACGGGCCCGTGACGATTCTGCTGGACAGCCGGCGATGA
- a CDS encoding B12-binding domain-containing radical SAM protein: MGKPYVLLVNPWIHDFAAYDFWVRPLGLYILAALLRGAGCTVRLIDCLDPDSDGLRKAPRRGAWGEGKFCSERIPVPEALECMGRPFRRYGMRPERFRRLLASGGRPDAVLVGSMMTYWYPGVIEAIREVRAAWPGVPVILGGTYATLCGAHARAHSGADFVLSGPGESTLPGALGELTAFPVAFDVDAGDLDSYPYPAFDLSERLDSVPLLTSRGCPFRCTYCASTLLGGPFRARDPVRIVDEIEHWHRRRGVVDFAFYDDALLVDAPRRAIPMLEELLRRGLACRFHCPNGLHAREISPRLAALMFRAGFRTIRLGFETASAERQEATGGKVTSEHLRQAVAYLREAGYRCGDIGVYLLCGLPGQDAREVACGIDLVRAAGARPILAEYSPIPGTALWGEALRHARYDIAGEPLFQNNSLLPCLSPAFGPGDFQALKNRARQAVSDAESP; the protein is encoded by the coding sequence ATGGGGAAACCGTACGTTCTGCTCGTGAACCCGTGGATTCACGATTTTGCCGCCTACGATTTCTGGGTGAGGCCGCTGGGTCTCTACATCCTGGCTGCGCTGCTGCGCGGGGCGGGATGCACCGTCCGGCTGATCGACTGTCTCGACCCTGACTCCGACGGTCTGCGGAAGGCCCCGCGGCGCGGCGCCTGGGGTGAAGGGAAATTCTGCAGCGAGAGGATCCCCGTGCCTGAGGCCCTGGAGTGCATGGGGAGGCCCTTCCGGCGCTACGGGATGAGGCCGGAGCGGTTCCGCAGGCTTCTCGCGTCCGGCGGCAGGCCCGATGCCGTCCTCGTCGGCTCTATGATGACCTACTGGTACCCCGGTGTGATCGAGGCGATCCGGGAGGTCCGCGCCGCCTGGCCGGGGGTGCCGGTGATCCTCGGCGGGACCTACGCGACCCTGTGCGGGGCGCACGCCCGCGCCCATTCGGGGGCCGATTTCGTCCTGTCCGGCCCCGGGGAGTCGACCCTGCCCGGCGCCCTGGGCGAGCTCACGGCTTTCCCCGTCGCCTTCGACGTCGACGCCGGGGATCTTGACAGCTACCCCTACCCCGCCTTCGATCTCTCGGAACGACTCGATTCGGTGCCCCTCCTGACGTCCCGGGGATGCCCGTTTCGATGCACCTACTGCGCCTCGACGCTGCTCGGGGGCCCCTTCCGCGCGAGGGACCCCGTCCGGATCGTCGACGAGATTGAGCACTGGCACCGTCGCCGCGGCGTCGTCGATTTTGCCTTCTATGACGACGCCCTGCTCGTCGATGCGCCCCGGAGAGCCATCCCCATGCTCGAGGAGCTCCTGAGGCGGGGGCTCGCGTGCCGGTTCCACTGTCCCAACGGTCTGCACGCGCGGGAGATCTCGCCGCGGCTGGCCGCGCTCATGTTCCGTGCCGGCTTCCGCACGATCCGCCTGGGCTTCGAGACGGCCTCGGCCGAGCGACAGGAAGCGACCGGGGGAAAGGTGACGTCCGAGCACCTGCGGCAGGCCGTCGCGTACCTGCGAGAGGCGGGCTACCGTTGCGGCGACATCGGCGTCTACCTGCTCTGCGGCCTTCCGGGGCAGGATGCCCGGGAAGTGGCCTGCGGCATCGATCTGGTCAGGGCCGCCGGGGCCCGCCCCATCCTGGCCGAGTATTCGCCGATCCCCGGCACGGCCCTCTGGGGCGAAGCCCTGCGGCATGCCCGCTACGATATCGCCGGCGAGCCCCTCTTTCAGAACAATTCCCTGCTGCCCTGCCTCAGCCCGGCATTCGGACCCGGGGACTTCCAGGCGCTGAAAAACCGCGCGAGGCAGGCCGTCTCGGATGCCGAATCCCCCTGA
- a CDS encoding insulinase family protein, which translates to MIPFGKRPAPVAGGPFRALLAVAALVVLVPAASAAYNLEDRVQRVTLENGLRILLVERHTSPTVSLYIRHLVGAADEADGQTGAAHLLEHMLFKGTRTIGSKNFKEEERVLKRIRETGTALDLERMKGTRADGAEIKRLEQQLKALQSEAKEWIVENEIDRLYTESGAVGLNASTGQDVTTYKVSLPSNRIELWARIEADRMTNPVLREFYTERDVVMEERRQTYESVPARKLSELFFATAFTANPYRRPIIGWPSDISFLSPDYLESFFRQHHAPGNTVIAIVGDIDAAKTVDMVKKYFGAIPAHPPMVRRVTEEPPQRGQKRVTLVADANPHLIIGWHKPTLPAFEDYVFDVIEALLSKGRTSRFHRSIVQGKQLAEDVSAANGMPGARYPNLFMISGTPRHPHGPDDLEKAIYAELERLKNEPVKKQELDKIVNQLRAEFIRELSSNSGLASRLSYYEIITGDYRYMTRYIEMIEKVTPKDIMEAAKKYLTEENRTVAVLQREVKP; encoded by the coding sequence ATGATTCCATTCGGAAAACGTCCGGCGCCCGTCGCCGGCGGCCCGTTTCGGGCCCTGCTCGCGGTGGCGGCCCTCGTCGTCCTCGTGCCCGCCGCATCTGCGGCCTACAACCTGGAAGACCGCGTCCAGCGGGTGACGCTCGAAAACGGCCTGAGGATCCTCCTCGTGGAGCGGCACACGAGCCCCACCGTCTCCCTGTACATCCGACACCTCGTGGGGGCCGCCGACGAGGCGGACGGGCAGACCGGGGCGGCCCATCTCCTCGAGCACATGCTGTTCAAGGGGACCCGCACGATCGGCTCGAAGAACTTCAAGGAGGAGGAGCGGGTGCTGAAGCGGATCCGCGAGACGGGCACGGCGCTCGATCTCGAGCGGATGAAGGGGACCCGTGCCGACGGGGCGGAGATCAAGCGCCTCGAGCAGCAGCTCAAGGCGCTGCAGAGCGAGGCCAAGGAGTGGATCGTGGAAAACGAGATCGACCGGCTCTACACCGAAAGCGGCGCCGTCGGCCTCAACGCGTCGACGGGCCAGGACGTGACGACCTACAAGGTCAGCCTGCCTTCGAACCGCATCGAGCTGTGGGCCCGCATCGAGGCCGACCGGATGACAAACCCCGTCCTGCGGGAGTTCTACACGGAGCGCGACGTCGTCATGGAAGAGCGCCGGCAGACCTACGAGTCCGTCCCCGCGCGGAAGCTCTCGGAGCTCTTCTTCGCCACGGCCTTCACGGCGAACCCCTACCGCCGCCCCATCATCGGCTGGCCCTCGGACATCTCCTTCCTGTCCCCCGACTATCTCGAGTCCTTCTTCAGGCAGCACCACGCGCCGGGCAACACGGTGATCGCCATCGTGGGGGACATCGACGCGGCCAAGACCGTGGACATGGTGAAGAAATATTTCGGGGCCATCCCGGCCCATCCCCCGATGGTGCGCCGCGTGACGGAAGAGCCCCCCCAGAGGGGCCAAAAACGGGTCACTCTCGTTGCGGACGCGAACCCGCACCTCATCATCGGCTGGCACAAGCCCACCCTGCCGGCCTTCGAGGACTACGTCTTCGACGTCATCGAGGCCCTGCTGTCGAAGGGGCGCACCTCCCGGTTTCACCGCTCCATCGTGCAGGGAAAACAGCTTGCCGAGGACGTGAGCGCAGCCAACGGCATGCCCGGTGCACGATACCCCAACCTCTTCATGATCTCCGGGACCCCGCGCCACCCCCACGGGCCCGATGATCTGGAGAAGGCCATTTACGCGGAGCTGGAGAGGCTCAAGAACGAGCCGGTGAAAAAGCAGGAACTGGACAAGATCGTCAATCAGCTACGGGCGGAGTTCATCCGCGAGCTCAGCTCGAACTCGGGCCTCGCGAGCCGGCTTTCCTACTATGAGATCATCACGGGCGACTACCGGTACATGACCCGCTACATCGAGATGATCGAGAAGGTCACCCCCAAGGACATCATGGAGGCGGCGAAGAAATACCTGACCGAGGAAAACCGGACCGTGGCCGTTCTCCAAAGGGAGGTAAAACCGTGA
- a CDS encoding insulinase family protein, whose protein sequence is MRNALALGLVLLLMAAGPCPVGAKEEQPAPAWPDPDRLTYGEIRFSPPKPERVVLENGLTVYTLEDRELPLVQVSFIVGAGSVLEPDGKAGLAELTGDAMRTGGAGELSGDEVDEQLEYLAAPVSVNIGMEYGTGSLSVLKRDLDKAFRIFADILRRPAFEEEKVEHVKNLKIEELRRVFDAPQRLAFREFRRALYAGNPRGRLAEIKTVEAVTRDDLVAFHGAHFFPRNLRIAITGDLSKEEALALVERHFGDWDAEGDFSTPPLPKPQERGPLHHFPRKGLQSTVIIGTIGPGKESPDFHAFTVLDHILGSGGFRSRIFQEVRSNRGLAYSAGSFYEGRQGYGTFGAYAMTKTESTGQVLSVLQDILNDVRESRLPAQDVHQAKRAIVNSYIFSFTSSHMIAFQHMALEFQGLPVKFLAEYPAKIDAVTREDVLRVAEKYLDPDRRTVFVLGDETKFDKPLRAFGTVKRVQ, encoded by the coding sequence GTGAGGAACGCACTCGCCCTCGGCCTCGTTCTGCTCCTCATGGCCGCCGGGCCTTGCCCCGTCGGGGCGAAGGAAGAGCAGCCGGCGCCCGCATGGCCCGACCCGGACCGTCTGACGTACGGGGAAATCCGGTTCTCGCCGCCGAAGCCCGAACGGGTCGTCCTCGAGAACGGCCTCACCGTCTACACCCTGGAAGACCGCGAGCTGCCGCTCGTCCAGGTCTCGTTCATCGTCGGCGCAGGGTCGGTCCTCGAGCCGGACGGCAAGGCCGGCCTGGCGGAACTGACGGGCGACGCCATGCGGACGGGCGGCGCGGGAGAACTGAGCGGCGACGAGGTGGATGAGCAGCTGGAATACCTGGCGGCGCCGGTATCCGTCAACATCGGCATGGAATACGGGACGGGCAGTCTCTCGGTTCTGAAGAGGGACCTGGACAAGGCCTTCCGGATCTTCGCCGATATTCTCCGCAGGCCCGCTTTCGAGGAGGAGAAAGTCGAGCACGTCAAGAATCTCAAGATCGAGGAGCTTCGCCGCGTGTTCGACGCGCCGCAGCGGTTGGCGTTCCGGGAGTTCCGGCGTGCGCTCTACGCCGGGAACCCCCGTGGCCGGCTGGCGGAGATCAAGACGGTCGAAGCCGTCACGCGGGACGACCTCGTCGCGTTCCACGGGGCCCATTTCTTCCCCCGCAACCTGCGGATCGCAATCACGGGGGATCTCTCGAAGGAAGAGGCCCTTGCATTGGTCGAGCGGCATTTCGGCGACTGGGACGCGGAAGGGGATTTCAGCACCCCGCCCCTTCCGAAACCGCAGGAGCGGGGGCCCCTGCATCACTTCCCAAGGAAGGGGCTTCAGTCCACGGTGATCATCGGCACGATCGGGCCGGGCAAGGAAAGCCCCGATTTTCACGCCTTCACGGTCCTGGACCACATCCTGGGCAGCGGCGGGTTCCGCTCCCGGATCTTTCAGGAGGTGCGGAGCAACCGGGGCCTGGCCTACAGCGCGGGCAGCTTCTACGAGGGGCGGCAGGGCTACGGGACGTTCGGGGCCTACGCCATGACGAAGACGGAGTCCACGGGCCAGGTCCTGTCCGTCCTGCAGGACATCCTGAATGACGTGCGGGAGTCGCGGCTGCCGGCCCAGGATGTCCACCAGGCCAAACGGGCCATCGTCAACAGCTACATCTTCTCCTTCACGTCGTCTCACATGATCGCCTTTCAGCACATGGCCCTCGAGTTCCAGGGGCTTCCCGTGAAATTCCTGGCCGAGTACCCGGCGAAGATCGACGCGGTCACCCGGGAGGATGTGTTACGGGTGGCGGAGAAGTACCTGGACCCGGACCGCCGCACGGTCTTCGTTCTCGGCGACGAGACGAAATTCGACAAGCCGCTTCGGGCCTTCGGGACCGTGAAGCGTGTGCAGTGA
- a CDS encoding M20 family metallo-hydrolase: MIDRSTFERIRKRIDGYVPEMIRLQAALTAIPALAPENGGDGEMKKAAFLMGELRAMGFADVEGCHAPDGRVSAGVRPNLVARIPGRHAGRTVWVMTHTDIVPPGELKLWERDPYECWVRDGRVYGRGTEDNQQDLVASLFAAKAFLDEGILPESTIGLLLAADEETGSGYGLGYVLETRRDWFRKTDLIVVPDAGNEEGSMIEVAEKSVLWLRVRVSGRQCHASRPALGINAFRAASHLVVRLDGLAGIYGNRDPLYDPPESTFEPTKKEANVPNVNTIPGEDVFYLDCRILPVYPVDDVLATIRGMADEAERQFGVTIALEPVQKSDAPPPTAHDAPVVRALEEAVRDVYGVTATPRGVGGGTVAAVFRKHGYPAAVWSRYCHMAHQPNEYCLIENMVGNAKVYAHLFLQK; encoded by the coding sequence ATGATCGACAGGAGCACGTTCGAACGGATCCGCAAGCGCATCGACGGCTACGTGCCCGAGATGATCCGGCTGCAGGCCGCCCTCACGGCGATCCCGGCCCTGGCCCCCGAAAACGGGGGGGACGGGGAGATGAAAAAGGCGGCCTTCCTCATGGGAGAACTCCGGGCGATGGGGTTTGCGGACGTGGAGGGCTGCCACGCGCCCGACGGCCGGGTGTCGGCCGGCGTGCGGCCCAACCTCGTGGCGCGCATCCCGGGCCGGCACGCGGGCCGCACGGTGTGGGTCATGACGCACACGGACATCGTGCCCCCCGGGGAACTGAAGCTCTGGGAGCGGGACCCCTACGAGTGCTGGGTGCGCGACGGGAGAGTCTACGGGCGCGGCACCGAGGACAACCAGCAGGATCTCGTGGCGTCCCTCTTTGCGGCCAAGGCCTTTCTCGACGAGGGGATCCTCCCCGAATCGACGATCGGGCTCCTTCTGGCCGCCGACGAGGAGACCGGCAGCGGCTACGGCCTCGGTTACGTCCTCGAGACCCGGCGAGACTGGTTCCGCAAGACCGATCTCATCGTCGTGCCCGATGCGGGCAACGAGGAGGGGTCCATGATCGAGGTGGCGGAGAAGAGCGTCCTGTGGCTGCGGGTCCGGGTTTCGGGCAGGCAGTGCCATGCCAGCCGGCCCGCGCTGGGGATAAACGCCTTCAGGGCCGCATCGCATCTCGTGGTCCGGCTCGACGGCCTTGCCGGGATCTACGGGAACCGGGACCCCCTTTACGACCCGCCGGAAAGCACCTTCGAACCGACGAAAAAGGAGGCCAACGTCCCCAACGTGAACACGATCCCCGGCGAGGACGTCTTCTACCTGGACTGCCGGATCCTCCCCGTGTATCCCGTCGACGACGTGCTGGCGACGATCCGCGGCATGGCGGATGAGGCGGAGAGGCAATTCGGCGTGACGATCGCACTCGAGCCGGTGCAGAAGTCCGACGCACCGCCGCCCACGGCGCACGACGCGCCGGTGGTCCGGGCCCTGGAGGAGGCCGTCCGGGATGTCTACGGCGTGACGGCGACGCCCAGGGGGGTCGGGGGCGGGACGGTGGCCGCCGTCTTTCGAAAACACGGATACCCGGCAGCCGTCTGGTCGCGATACTGCCACATGGCCCACCAGCCCAACGAGTACTGCCTGATCGAGAACATGGTGGGCAACGCGAAGGTCTATGCGCACCTGTTCCTGCAGAAGTGA
- a CDS encoding PhoH family protein, whose amino-acid sequence MTRLKNETTKQLTFPDTNALKTLLGGEDRNLRLVEKLEPVRISARGDRITLVGEAHAVELVENLLGQLYQLIRKGFPVYSTDVGFAHRILSENRSVRLEEIFLDKVYISSKKRVITPKSIAQKHYIDAIRSHDMVFGIGPAGTGKTYLAMAMAVSYLTERRVNRIVLTRPAVEAGEKLGFLPGDLVEKVNPYLRPVYDALYDMMEFDKAQALIEKGVIEVAPLAFMRGRTLNDSFIILDEAQNTTSEQMKMFVTRLGWGSRAVITGDVTQIDLPAGRMSGLVEVEQILSGTEGIRFVYFSEIDVVRHPLVSEIIKAYNHLTRSRSGARQE is encoded by the coding sequence ATTACACGCTTGAAGAACGAAACCACCAAGCAGCTCACGTTTCCCGACACCAACGCCCTGAAGACCCTGCTCGGGGGCGAGGACCGGAACCTGCGGCTCGTTGAGAAACTGGAGCCGGTCCGCATCTCGGCCCGGGGGGACCGGATCACCCTCGTCGGCGAGGCCCACGCCGTCGAACTCGTGGAGAACCTCCTCGGGCAGCTCTATCAGCTGATCCGGAAGGGGTTTCCCGTCTACTCCACCGACGTGGGCTTCGCGCACCGGATCCTTTCCGAGAACCGCTCCGTCCGCCTCGAGGAGATCTTCCTCGACAAGGTCTATATCTCCTCGAAGAAGAGGGTCATCACGCCCAAGAGCATCGCCCAGAAGCACTACATCGACGCCATCCGCAGCCACGACATGGTCTTCGGCATCGGGCCGGCGGGAACGGGAAAGACCTACCTGGCCATGGCCATGGCCGTCTCGTACCTCACGGAACGCCGCGTCAACCGGATCGTCCTCACCCGCCCGGCCGTGGAGGCCGGGGAGAAGCTGGGGTTCCTGCCCGGTGACCTGGTGGAGAAGGTGAACCCCTACCTGCGGCCCGTCTACGATGCCCTCTACGACATGATGGAATTCGACAAGGCGCAGGCCCTGATCGAAAAGGGCGTCATCGAGGTGGCGCCGCTGGCCTTCATGCGCGGCAGGACGCTCAACGATTCCTTCATCATTCTCGACGAGGCGCAGAACACGACGTCGGAGCAGATGAAGATGTTCGTCACCCGGCTCGGTTGGGGATCCCGCGCCGTCATCACGGGGGACGTGACGCAGATCGACCTCCCCGCCGGCAGGATGTCCGGTCTCGTGGAGGTGGAGCAGATCCTGAGCGGCACGGAGGGGATCCGATTCGTCTACTTTTCGGAGATCGACGTCGTGCGGCATCCGCTGGTCTCGGAGATCATCAAGGCCTACAACCACCTCACGCGGAGCAGAAGCGGCGCGAGGCAGGAATGA
- the ybeY gene encoding rRNA maturation RNase YbeY — protein MQARSKTKASTVRISSRQRLEKIDRAGLRRDCRKVLALLGLAGRELSLLLLDDGGIRALNRDWLGRDRPTNVIAFSQTEGDFGGLNPGLLGDVAVSVEAARREARAAGIPFEDALLRLVVHGVLHLAGYEHEGPGNEARARVMGAVQETVFFELRGYRLECKL, from the coding sequence ATGCAAGCCCGATCGAAAACGAAGGCGTCAACGGTTCGGATCTCGAGCCGGCAGCGGCTCGAGAAGATCGACCGTGCGGGCCTGCGCCGGGATTGCCGGAAGGTCCTGGCGCTGCTGGGGCTTGCAGGCCGGGAGTTGAGCCTCCTGCTTCTCGACGACGGGGGGATCCGGGCTCTCAACAGGGACTGGCTCGGTCGGGACCGGCCGACCAACGTCATCGCCTTTTCCCAGACCGAGGGCGATTTTGGAGGTCTCAACCCGGGGCTGCTGGGCGACGTGGCGGTCTCGGTGGAGGCCGCCCGGCGCGAGGCGCGGGCTGCGGGGATTCCCTTCGAGGACGCCCTGCTCCGTCTCGTGGTGCACGGGGTGCTGCACCTGGCCGGCTATGAACACGAAGGGCCCGGGAACGAAGCCCGGGCCCGTGTCATGGGCGCCGTGCAGGAGACGGTGTTTTTCGAGCTCCGCGGCTACCGGCTGGAGTGCAAACTCTAG
- a CDS encoding LysM peptidoglycan-binding domain-containing protein produces the protein MPVLKWGCGLLILLFLCACSTTAQIQTDPQGKIAAAGKAAKGLGANGSSTAAQRSAETKPQGLGPGFSGVDPASKPAGALEPGARPATPANGQAVRLNGGNGLDGANSQIDEEVDEIVELLRLAQAYRDKGDVDNALKALDRAYGILLSDEEDSTVVNRQKDDMRLLIARRILDIYTGKRVTTVGRQSAIPLIMNADVEREIRSFQTVERNFFERSYERAGYYLPFMKQQFRQAGMPEELAWLPLVESGFQVHALSRARALGPWQFIPSTGYKYGLNRDLYIDERMNVEKSTQAAIAYLSDLHGLFGDWLTALAAYNCGEGRVLKVISQQQINYLDHFWDLYRQLPNETARYVPRFLATLHIVQNPKKFGMELPEPYAKPIAFETVRTSRTMKLSDIASHLGIPAETLVLLNPELRHQITPDRPYDLKIPQGMGQQYALVADQIRESKPPAPPERDRRTKIVKYKVRPGDTAASISKKFGVSSKSLLAANGMKSESQITAGKVLKVPVRTKERGTAVASAKKGKPGKPAAEQALVRHTVKKGETLTQIARRYGTTPAEIQKMNNLQTTQLKSGQVIKVRSTNAGG, from the coding sequence ATGCCGGTTTTGAAGTGGGGCTGCGGCCTCCTCATTCTCCTCTTCCTGTGCGCCTGCTCGACGACGGCGCAGATCCAGACCGACCCCCAGGGCAAGATCGCCGCGGCAGGAAAAGCCGCAAAAGGCCTTGGGGCCAACGGTTCCTCCACGGCAGCCCAGCGCAGTGCGGAGACGAAGCCCCAGGGGCTCGGCCCGGGGTTTTCCGGCGTCGATCCCGCCAGCAAGCCCGCCGGGGCTCTTGAGCCCGGGGCACGCCCCGCAACGCCCGCGAACGGACAGGCCGTCCGGCTCAACGGCGGCAACGGGCTCGACGGCGCAAACTCGCAGATCGATGAAGAGGTCGATGAGATCGTCGAACTCCTGCGTCTTGCGCAGGCCTACCGCGACAAGGGGGATGTCGACAACGCCCTCAAGGCCCTCGACAGGGCCTATGGGATCCTGCTTTCCGACGAAGAGGACAGCACCGTCGTCAACCGCCAGAAAGACGACATGCGGCTCCTGATCGCACGGAGGATCCTCGACATCTACACGGGCAAGCGCGTCACGACGGTCGGCAGGCAGAGCGCGATCCCGCTCATCATGAACGCCGACGTCGAACGCGAGATCCGGAGTTTCCAGACGGTCGAGCGGAATTTCTTCGAGCGCTCCTACGAGAGGGCGGGCTACTACCTGCCCTTCATGAAGCAGCAGTTCAGGCAGGCGGGGATGCCGGAGGAGCTGGCCTGGCTCCCCCTCGTCGAGAGCGGATTCCAGGTCCATGCACTCTCGCGGGCCCGGGCGCTGGGGCCCTGGCAGTTCATCCCCTCGACGGGCTACAAATACGGGCTCAACCGGGACCTCTACATCGACGAGCGCATGAACGTCGAGAAGTCCACCCAGGCCGCCATCGCGTATCTCTCGGACCTGCACGGACTCTTCGGCGACTGGCTCACGGCCCTGGCAGCCTATAATTGCGGGGAAGGCCGCGTTCTCAAGGTCATCTCGCAGCAGCAGATCAACTACCTCGATCATTTCTGGGACCTCTACCGGCAGCTGCCCAACGAGACGGCCCGGTACGTGCCGAGATTCCTCGCGACGCTGCACATCGTCCAGAACCCGAAAAAATTCGGCATGGAGCTCCCCGAGCCCTACGCCAAGCCCATCGCCTTCGAAACAGTGAGGACGAGCCGGACGATGAAGCTCTCCGACATCGCCTCCCATTTGGGCATCCCGGCAGAGACGCTCGTCCTTCTCAACCCCGAGCTCCGACACCAGATCACCCCGGACCGGCCCTACGATCTGAAGATCCCCCAGGGCATGGGACAGCAGTATGCGCTCGTGGCGGACCAGATCCGGGAGTCGAAGCCGCCCGCGCCGCCGGAGCGGGACCGCAGGACGAAGATCGTCAAGTACAAGGTGAGACCCGGCGACACGGCGGCCTCCATCTCGAAGAAGTTCGGCGTATCATCCAAGTCGCTCCTGGCCGCCAACGGGATGAAGAGCGAGAGCCAGATCACGGCGGGGAAGGTCCTGAAGGTCCCTGTCAGGACGAAAGAGAGGGGCACGGCGGTCGCATCGGCAAAGAAGGGCAAGCCCGGAAAGCCCGCCGCCGAGCAGGCCCTGGTACGGCACACCGTCAAGAAGGGGGAGACGCTGACCCAGATCGCCAGGCGCTACGGCACGACGCCGGCGGAGATCCAGAAGATGAACAACCTGCAGACCACGCAGCTCAAGAGCGGCCAGGTGATCAAGGTCCGCAGCACGAACGCCGGGGGCTGA